The Verrucomicrobiia bacterium DNA window GGTTTAACGAAGAGCATTTTGATGCCGGTGTAGAGAATAAAAAGGCCCAGTAGATAGAGCACCCAATGCAGCCAACTGATAATCGCCACCCCAAGCAGAATCATCCCCCCTCGCATGACCAGCGCCCCCAGGATTCCCCAGAAAAGCACCCGGTGTTGATATTCCGCCGGGACCTGGAAATAAGAAAACACCAGGGCGATGACGAAGATATTATCCATCGAGAGAGACAGCTCGATGAGGTAGCCGGTGAGGAATTCGAGGGACTCTTTTTGACCGCGCAACGGCTTGAGAACGATGGCGAAAATGAGCGCCAGGCAAAACCAGAGGGCCGTCCACAACAAAGATTCCTTGAAACCGACTGCGTGCGGGCGGCGATGGAGCAGCCCCAGGTCCAGCGCCAGCAGAAGCAACACGCAGGAAATGAAGCCAATCCAATACCAAGGGGTGATTTGAACCACCGCCAGCATGTGTACGAGACACCAATTACCCGAGTTGTCCTATTGCCACATGTCCTTCCGGGACATCCCCCCGCAAGCGCACTCAGGAGGCCACTTGGCCTCGGATGGGGCTGCGCGAAGTGGCCGGCGCCGCGCTTTGTTGCGCTGGCAACGGGGAGGTCCCGATGGCTGGGCGCTGGCCTTTGTGCCACCAGAGCACCAGGGCGCTGGCGATGTAAATGCTCGAATAGGTGCCAGTGATAATGCCGATCAGGAATGTGAATGCAAAATCATTGATTTCACCACCGCCGAAGATAAACAGCGAGAGAGTGGCGATGAAAACCGTGCCGGAGGTGATAAGCGTGCGGCTCAGGGTTTGGTTGAGCGCCTGGTTCATTACCTCTTTGAACGTGCCTCGAAGGCCCAGCTTCAGGTCTTCACGAATCCGGTCGAAGATCACAATGGTATCATTAGTTGAGAATCCAATGATGGTCAGGATAGCTGCCACCGTCGTCGCGCTGAACTCGCGGCGAGACAGATAGTAAATGCCGATTGTCATCAACACGTCATGGATGACCGCCAGCACCGCGCCGACCGCAAACGAGAATTCATACCGAAAAGCCACATAAACAAGGATGCCAAACAACGAGAGCAACGAGGCGATAATGGCCGACTGCTGGATGTCTTTGCCCACGCTCGGCCCAACCGATTCCTGGCTCCACTGGCTGAAGCCGGCATCCGGGATATGTTGCAGGACACTCTTGACTGTATCGGCGGTGCCCGCCTGGGAATCGACCCGGAGCGTGACGCGTCCGCTCGAGAGGTCCGTTTGGTACTGGATGAGCGGGTCTTTGATCCCGGCGCCGGTGAGAGCCGCGCGCAGCTTATCGGTTTCGACCTTGTGCTGGAATGCGCACGTGGTGGTGTCTCCACCGACAAAATCGCGGCCAAAAGCGCTTTTGCCCCGGTGAATGCCCCAGCCAATGCCAATGGCGATAATGATCCAGGACGTGATGAATGCCGGCTTGGCCAGCTTCATGAAATCGAGCTTGGTGGCGCGAATCAAGTGCAGCATCGGGACGGACTTAAGCCAGCCACGCTCCAGGAGCCAGTCAAAGATCATGCGCGTAACGACCAGCGCAGTGAACAGGCTGGCCAAAACACCAATCGTCAGTGAAACACCGAAACCACGAATCGAGCCGGTGCCCATGTTCCAAAGGATGATCGACGAAATCAACGTCGTGACGTGCGAATCGAAGATCGTTCCAAACGCCCGGCTGTAGCCGGCCGAAATGGCGCCTCGCAACGATTTGCCCTTGGCGGATTCCTCGCGGATACGCTCGTAAATCAGCACGTTGGCATCGACTGCCATACCAACCGTCAGCACCACACCGGCAATGCCGGGCAAGGTGAGCGTCGTGCCCACCGCGCACATGACGCCCAGCAGGATGATAATGTTGGCGATCAAGGCGACATTGGCCACCAGCCCCGCAATCATGTAATAGACCAGCATGAATAGCGAAACGAGCAGCGTGCCATACACACAGGCCTTGATGCCGCTGCGGATCGAGTCCTTGCCCAGGGTCGGATCGACCAGGCGCATGGACATGATTTGGAGTGGTGTTTTGAGTGGGTTTTGCAAAACCGTCTCCAACTGAAATGCCTCCTGCTGGTTGTAATCGCCCTCAATAACTCCGCTGCCGCCTGTGATCGGACTTTTAATCACTGGGGCGGTTTGCAATTCGCCATCCAGGATAACCGCCAGTTGGCGCCCCACGTTATCCGTTGTAATCCGAGCGAAGGTGTCCGCCGCCGAGCTGTCCAGGGTGAAAGCGATTTCTGGCTGGCCCAGGTTGTCGCGGGTAACCATGGCGCTCTTGATGCCGCCGGTCATTTCCGGGCGTTTTTTTACCCAGTACTTTTCGACCTGTTTTTTCCCGTCCGGCATGGTTCGGACATGGCTCATGAGCTGATAACCGGGAACGGTGGCCACCCCTTGATCAATCAGGTTGCGGTTATCTTCATTCACCAGCGAGAATTCCAAAAACGCCGCCTTCTTGATGGCAATTTTCGCGTTCTCCTGGTCCGCGGCAGAGAGCCCGGGCAACTGGACCAGAATCGAATCGCTGCCTTGAGGCTGGATGACCGGCTCAGCCACCCCGAAGCGATCGACGCGTTTGCGCAGCACCTCGACCGCCTGGGAAATCGCGGCCGTTGTATCGGAGGAATTAGTGAGGTTTGTGGTGTTCAAGCTCACGAGGAACGAGGTGCCGCCCTGTAAATCGAGGCCCAGGCGGATTCTTCCGGCTGCGGAGCGCTGGAGCCGGTTGAGGA harbors:
- the secD gene encoding protein translocase subunit SecD, which codes for MNRNNVWRFVIVVLVVAWSLYELYPPEGTDIIQYFRQHAVNRDANFNSIVQKAVALEKTAPEKPYDDLVDAIGTNDLTRYFPMFEAKNETHPNTYILNRLQRSAAGRIRLGLDLQGGTSFLVSLNTTNLTNSSDTTAAISQAVEVLRKRVDRFGVAEPVIQPQGSDSILVQLPGLSAADQENAKIAIKKAAFLEFSLVNEDNRNLIDQGVATVPGYQLMSHVRTMPDGKKQVEKYWVKKRPEMTGGIKSAMVTRDNLGQPEIAFTLDSSAADTFARITTDNVGRQLAVILDGELQTAPVIKSPITGGSGVIEGDYNQQEAFQLETVLQNPLKTPLQIMSMRLVDPTLGKDSIRSGIKACVYGTLLVSLFMLVYYMIAGLVANVALIANIIILLGVMCAVGTTLTLPGIAGVVLTVGMAVDANVLIYERIREESAKGKSLRGAISAGYSRAFGTIFDSHVTTLISSIILWNMGTGSIRGFGVSLTIGVLASLFTALVVTRMIFDWLLERGWLKSVPMLHLIRATKLDFMKLAKPAFITSWIIIAIGIGWGIHRGKSAFGRDFVGGDTTTCAFQHKVETDKLRAALTGAGIKDPLIQYQTDLSSGRVTLRVDSQAGTADTVKSVLQHIPDAGFSQWSQESVGPSVGKDIQQSAIIASLLSLFGILVYVAFRYEFSFAVGAVLAVIHDVLMTIGIYYLSRREFSATTVAAILTIIGFSTNDTIVIFDRIREDLKLGLRGTFKEVMNQALNQTLSRTLITSGTVFIATLSLFIFGGGEINDFAFTFLIGIITGTYSSIYIASALVLWWHKGQRPAIGTSPLPAQQSAAPATSRSPIRGQVAS